The following are encoded together in the Melitaea cinxia chromosome 22, ilMelCinx1.1, whole genome shotgun sequence genome:
- the LOC123664640 gene encoding uncharacterized protein LOC123664640, whose translation MKPYTRLLCLTAALFLSTSHAKIMRNNALMTKMVSNFHKDNENSDEKEDHAILNRMQNVLCKNFPTIPCNMIVQDKALKKLIEKSIQQINYKKLSFEKTTPFPGYLTLFPIVNNDASNQQIRDNAYHNEDTGKNKHKQKKKIKSTKKRTSVYTRKKLRKFYPHKVKFRDKTNGHMKEDYGDNSGEKLSMSVEVPDMTLTRKHQHFSYKMEPADPPVWRIDYVKHGEPKVNMFDQEDGFQGYMKTGPNVVVDGNVDTRKDVMHPDVYIKKNYLRKNLHLDMHSDGVE comes from the coding sequence ATGAAACCATACACGCGATTGTTATGCCTAACTGCAGCATTGTTCCTGTCGACGAGTCACGCTAAAATAATGAGAAACAACGCGCTTATGACCAAAATGGTATCGAACTTTCACAAAGATAACGAGAACTCCGACGAAAAAGAAGATCACGCTATTTTGAATCGAATGCAGAACGTTCTGTGCAAAAACTTCCCCACGATACCTTGCAATATGATCGTCCAGGACAAAGCTCTCAAGAAACTAATCGAAAAGTCCATACAACAAATTAACTACAAGAAACTTTCCTTCGAAAAAACGACCCCCTTCCCCGGATATCTAACACTTTTCCCGATCGTAAATAACGACGCGTCTAACCAACAAATACGTGACAATGCCTACCACAACGAAGATACCggcaaaaataaacacaaacaaaaaaagaaaattaaaagcacAAAGAAACGCACATCGGTCTACACAAGAAAGAAGCTTCGAAAATTTTACCCCCATAAAGTGAAATTCAGAGACAAAACTAACGGACACATGAAGGAAGATTACGGAGACAATTCAGGGGAGAAGCTATCGATGTCAGTGGAGGTTCCGGACATGACGCTGACGAGAAAACACCAGCACTTCTCATATAAGATGGAACCCGCTGACCCGCCGGTGTGGAGGATCGACTACGTAAAGCACGGGGAACCAAAGGTCAACATGTTCGATCAAGAGGACGGGTTCCAGGGCTACATGAAAACTGGACCCAACGTTGTTGTTGACGGTAATGTCGATACAAGGAAAGATGTAATGCATCCAGacgtttatataaagaaaaattatcttAGAAAAAACTTACATTTGGATATGCACTCGGACGGtgttgaataa
- the LOC123664553 gene encoding probable 5-hydroxyisourate hydrolase R09H10.3, protein MTNSGSDNTYIVTMSRPVLSSHVLDISTGRPAAGVFVELYKKKDNDWTLWHNTVTSSDGRIQFPFSKDSMGAGTYKLKFNVEDHYSRSNIETLYPYVEIVFKTKDDEHYHIPLLLSPYGYSTYRGS, encoded by the exons ATGACCAACTCTGGTAGTGACAACACATATATCGTGACAATGTCTCGACCGGTACTATCCTCTCACGTGTTAGATATCTCAACTGGTAGACCGGCTGCAGGAGTATTCGTGGAATTATACAAGAAAAAGGACAACGACTGGACTTTATGGCATAACACAGTGACGTCTAGCGATGGGAGGATACAGTTTCCTTTTTCGAAAGATTCTATGGGTGCAGGAACTTATAAGCTAAAATTCAACGTTGAAGATCATTACAGCAGAAGCAATATAGAAACCCTTTATCCTTATGTTGAG ATTGTTTTCAAAACAAAAGATGACGAACACTACCACATCCCGTTACTGCTGAGCCCCTATGGTTACTCCACATATAGAGGAAGTtag
- the LOC123664581 gene encoding RNA-binding protein 5-A-like, producing the protein MSWRGRDERTSRWGEIRPRSPVWENRRSASPDRSRQSSPRDRQRDRRERHDRYDRERRDRDRESDRYNRRDRYDKSRDRDRDRRRSPRRYDDKDMPLAPSPPTISGEFDKCAESLSSSRSDSRERQDNVENFDNKYDREKHDDNQAVNASPGDWFCKCGSYNFKRRQVCYRRNCQGKRSEGVVYGGDSERGNAGESNSGITKRLLFRRLDALTTEEKILEAIKDSCSKAVLDSIAGITIGRETLTGASKCLAYINFNSIADSTAAHSELVSLDPPLKIDGREVLITFYNEPQKAQKPVNPNAEYSNYYAQMTNYNTQALSEADRVNAAAAVAQSAISAAQARQMAWTPVSVPVFVASTAQATPAANIPTGDGKTVYNPPDVRTFMYDETSGYYYDPATGLYYDGNTQYFFNSQTSQYMYWDATSSTYIAASQNSTNSDQPKLQNPPQPNADNTITKEPEERKKKDKEDKVKVAKKIAKDMERWARTLNQKKENAKSNIVMEQPLDTAASKGSADIGFSVLGAGPSLTHVRELSPPPINTDDFLMKKPEMNIFDSDEGIIDWSKLTCLICKRKFPSSDVLTKHKTLSDLHKQNLVDYRKKNDLLPQTNGYRDRAAERRMKFGEDDPPPIRKRYEPSEVQTPMVSHPPPSVVDTIGGKMLQKMGWSEGRGLGKEEQGRIAPIEAEQRPSLAGLGQKRGIYTPIPGLTYRDTVKKLMIARYKEVVGQEEGNK; encoded by the coding sequence ATGTCGTGGAGAGGGCGAGACGAGCGTACGTCCCGCTGGGGCGAGATCAGACCCCGTTCTCCCGTGTGGGAAAACCGTCGCAGCGCTAGCCCCGATAGAAGTAGGCAGTCGTCACCGCGCGATCGTCAGAGAGACCGTCGCGAACGTCACGATAGGTACGATCGTGAGCGTCGCGATCGAGATCGCGAATCCGATCGCTACAACCGCCGCGATCGCTACGATAAGTCACGTGATCGTGACCGCGACAGGCGTCGGTCGCCTCGTCGCTACGACGACAAAGATATGCCCCTAGCACCCTCACCGCCCACTATCAGCGGCGAATTTGATAAATGTGCCGAATCTTTGTCTAGCAGTCGTTCAGACAGTCGAGAACGGCAAGATAATGTggaaaattttgataataaatatgaCAGAGAGAAACATGACGACAATCAGGCTGTAAACGCATCTCCCGGTGATTGGTTTTGTAAATGTGGTTCGTATAACTTCAAAAGACGGCAAGTGTGCTATCGACGTAATTGCCAGGGTAAGAGATCAGAAGGGGTAGTGTATGGGGGTGATTCGGAACGGGGAAACGCGGGTGAGTCTAATTCGGGAATAACAAAGAGATTGTTATTTAGGAGGCTTGATGCTCTTACTACTGAAGAGAAAATCTTAGAGGCTATTAAAGATTCATGTTCAAAGGCCGTATTAGATTCCATCGCCGGTATAACTATTGGTCGAGAAACCTTAACAGGAGCATCTAAATGTCTTgcgtatattaattttaattcaatagcTGATTCGACAGCTGCTCATTCTGAATTAGTTTCTTTAGATCCTCCATTAAAGATAGATGGTCGAGAAGTactcataacattttataatgagCCACAGAAAGCACAAAAACCAGTCAATCCCAATGCagaatattcaaattattacgCTCAAATGACCAATTATAACACTCAAGCGTTGTCTGAGGCAGATAGGGTCAATGCTGCCGCAGCGGTGGCTCAGTCTGCTATCTCTGCTGCTCAGGCTCGGCAAATGGCCTGGACTCCTGTCTCCGTTCCAGTATTTGTTGCTTCCACAGCTCAGGCTACTCCTGCCGCTAACATTCCTACTGGTGACGGTAAAACTGTCTACAATCCCCCAGACGTGAGAACATTTATGTATGATGAGACATCAGGCTATTATTACGATCCAGCCACAGGATTATACTACGATGGAAATACTCAATACTTTTTCAACAGTCAGACCTCTCAGTATATGTATTGGGACGCTACTAGCTCTACATATATTGCTGCCTCACAAAATTCAACTAATTCAGATCAACCTAAGTTACAGAACCCTCCACAGCCAAACGCAGATAATACAATAACTAAAGAGCCCGAGGAAAGGAAAAAGAAAGATAAGGAAGATAAAGTAAAAGTGGCTAAAAAGATAGCAAAAGATATGGAAAGGTGGGCTCGTACATTGAATCAAAAGAAAGAGAATGCTAAGAGTAATATTGTTATGGAACAACCGCTCGATACTGCAGCTAGCAAGGGGTCTGCTGATATAGGTTTTTCAGTCTTAGGAGCTGGACCCTCATTAACCCATGTTAGAGAATTATCACCTCCGCCAATCAACACTGATGATTTCCTTATGAAAAAGCCAGAAATGAACATATTTGACAGTGATGAAGGCATCATAGATTGGTCAAAACTTACGTGCTTGATTTGTAAGAGAAAGTTCCCCTCAAGTGATGTGTTGACAAAGCATAAAACCTTATCAGATTTGCACAAGCAAAATCTTGTAGATTATAGAAAGAAAAATGATTTGTTGCCTCAAACGAATGGATATAGAGACAGGGCGGCAGAGAGACGTATGAAGTTTGGTGAAGACGACCCTCCCCCAATTAGGAAACGATATGAACCATCAGAAGTTCAAACTCCTATGGTATCTCATCCCCCTCCGTCGGTAGTTGACACTATTGGAGGTAAAATGTTGCAAAAGATGGGCTGGTCTGAGGGTCGGGGTCTCGGTAAAGAGGAGCAAGGGAGAATAGCTCCAATCGAGGCAGAGCAAAGACCAAGTTTAGCTGGTCTAGGTCAAAAAAGGGGTATTTACACTCCCATACCAGGGCTGACGTATAGAGACACAGTGAAGAAACTAATGATAGCGAGATATAAGGAGGTTGTAGGGCAAGAGGAAGGAAACAAATAG
- the LOC123664483 gene encoding uncharacterized protein LOC123664483 encodes MQPAAFKLAIVLRHTPSELTVKLLADLLHLHPQSVQQDLTAYVLALLTDDEAWCGSCGSSGVSGAVATGGAPMRDLQLFGDCELAVLAASREEYDAHAKLVRAEYAALAHDNYVELRLKILNQFNQIPKLYNTVEFEGFEAAARENIEREICTLREHLLTGRHE; translated from the exons ATGCAGCCAGCCGCGTTTAAACTAGCAATAGTTCTGCGACACACGCCCTCCGAGCTAACTGTGAAGCTGTTAGCGGACCTGTTACACTTACATCCTCAATCTG TCCAGCAAGATTTAACAGCATATGTGTTGGCACTTTTGACTGATGATGAAGCGTGGTGTGGCAGTTGCGGTTCCAGTG GCGTATCGGGAGCCGTGGCGACGGGCGGGGCTCCGATGAGAGACCTTCAGTTGTTCGGAGACTGCGAGCTGGCCGTGCTGGCCGCCTCGCGCGAGGAGTACGACGCGCACGCCAAGCTGGTGCGCGCCGAGTACGCCGCGCTCGCGCACGACAACTACGTCGAGCTGCGGCTCAAG attctGAACCAATTCAATCAAATTCCAAAACTCTACAATACAGTAGAGTTCGAGGGTTTCGAGGCAGCTGCGAGGGAAAATATCGAAAGGGAGATCTGCACTCTCAGGGAGCATCTGTTGACCGGAAGACACGAATAG